One Rhinolophus sinicus isolate RSC01 linkage group LG06, ASM3656204v1, whole genome shotgun sequence DNA window includes the following coding sequences:
- the LOC109459101 gene encoding LOW QUALITY PROTEIN: NXPE family member 2 (The sequence of the model RefSeq protein was modified relative to this genomic sequence to represent the inferred CDS: inserted 2 bases in 2 codons): MFLHPEAPLDPTFSPAETELRIKGIMEKLNQLIPPRPFTDMNTTTSAAHSTVTILTAQDTYCKGDQLDILVEMRDHLGYRKEYGGDFLRARMSSAALKAGASGKVTDFNNGTYLVSFTLFWAGQVSLSLLLIHPSEGXSALWRARNQGYDRVIFRGHFASGTCQVFSECGLTLNSSTELCKYLDDRDQGAFYCVRXPHGPCETLTRVTTGKNNISKEESDERQEGGQSQTYHEESVTGV; the protein is encoded by the exons ATGTTCTTACATCCTGAAGCACCACTGGATCCAACATTTTCACCAGCAGAGACCGAGCTGAGAATAAAGGGAATCATGGAAAAACTAAACCAGCTGATCCCACCCAGACCCTTCACCGACATGAACACCACCACCAGTGCCGCACACAGCACAGTCACCATCCTCACCGCTCAAGACACATACTGCAAAGGGGATCAGCTAGACATCCTGGTGGAGATGAGGGACCACTTGGGATACAGGAAGGAATATGGCGGGGACTTCCTGAGGGCCAGGATGTCCTCCGCAGCCCTGAAGGCAGGCGCTTCAGGAAAGGTGACAGACTTCAACAATGGCACCTACCTTGTCAGCTTCACTCTGTTCTGGGCGGGCCaggtgtctctgtctctcctgctCATCCACCCCAGTGAAG TGTCAGCTCTCTGGAGGGCAAGGAACCAAGGCTATGACAGGGTGATATTCAGGGGCCACTTTGCCAGTGGCACCTGCCAGGTTTTCTCTGAATGTGGCCTGACCCTAAACTCGAGCACTGAATTGTGCAAGTACCTGGATGATCGAGACCAAGGGGCCTTCTACTGTGTGA CTCCACATGGTCCTTGTGAGACCCTGACCCGTGTCACAACCGGGAAGAATAACATTTCCAAGGAGGAAAGTGATGAAAGGCAGGAAGGTGGCCAGAGCCAGACGTATCATGAAGAATCTGTTACAGGAGTCTAG